The following proteins are co-located in the Chryseobacterium daecheongense genome:
- a CDS encoding alpha-amylase family glycosyl hydrolase: MKKLIFLAIIGLGIVSCAVQNTNKTMDLPKDWKHSANIYEVNVRQYTQEGTFRAFEKEMPRLKSMGIKVLWFMPVTPIAQQNKKGSLGSPYAAADYTSVNPEFGTLDDFKHMVNEAHRLGFKVIIDWVANHTGWDHVWTKTHPEFYLKDPDGKFHIASGMDDIIELDYKNQEMRKEMIDAMKFWVKETNIDGFRCDLASWVEVDFWQQARPEVETLKPLFWLGEFDELENPEYGKIFDASYSWTWMHKSEDYYKKNLPLQDLKDLLLKYSNIGDASMRAWFTTNHDENSWNGTEYEKYGVITKPMAVFSATWNGVPLLYSGQELPNMKRLEFFEKDPIEWTANYQVADFYKTLLALKSSNPALRGGDTHVTTYLLNTTANDKILAYVRKNGKDEVLVVLNMSKEDVSFSIQDENLSGVFRNVFDGTKRDFTTGKDFNFKVSDYVVFEK, from the coding sequence ATGAAAAAATTAATTTTTTTGGCAATTATTGGCTTGGGAATTGTTTCCTGTGCTGTACAAAATACAAATAAGACTATGGATTTACCTAAAGATTGGAAACACTCTGCAAATATTTATGAAGTCAATGTAAGGCAATATACACAAGAAGGGACTTTTAGAGCTTTTGAAAAAGAGATGCCCCGTTTAAAGTCTATGGGAATAAAAGTTCTTTGGTTTATGCCGGTTACGCCGATTGCTCAGCAAAATAAAAAAGGAAGCTTGGGAAGTCCATATGCTGCTGCAGATTATACGTCTGTTAATCCTGAATTCGGGACACTCGATGATTTTAAGCACATGGTAAATGAAGCCCACAGATTAGGATTTAAGGTAATCATCGACTGGGTGGCGAACCATACCGGTTGGGACCATGTCTGGACAAAAACACATCCTGAATTTTATTTAAAAGATCCGGATGGAAAATTCCATATTGCATCGGGAATGGATGATATTATCGAACTTGATTATAAGAATCAGGAGATGCGTAAGGAAATGATTGATGCAATGAAGTTCTGGGTTAAAGAAACTAATATTGATGGTTTCAGGTGCGATCTTGCTTCATGGGTTGAGGTTGATTTCTGGCAGCAGGCCCGTCCTGAGGTAGAGACCCTAAAGCCTCTTTTCTGGTTAGGCGAATTTGACGAATTGGAGAATCCAGAATACGGGAAAATTTTTGACGCAAGTTACTCGTGGACCTGGATGCATAAATCTGAAGATTATTATAAAAAGAACCTGCCATTACAAGATCTGAAAGATTTATTATTGAAATATTCCAACATTGGAGATGCTTCAATGAGAGCCTGGTTCACGACCAATCATGATGAAAACTCCTGGAACGGAACAGAATATGAAAAGTATGGTGTCATCACAAAACCTATGGCTGTTTTTTCGGCGACCTGGAATGGAGTTCCGTTGTTATATTCCGGACAGGAATTACCTAATATGAAACGATTGGAATTCTTTGAAAAAGATCCTATTGAGTGGACTGCCAATTATCAGGTGGCAGATTTTTATAAGACCTTACTGGCTTTGAAATCTTCAAATCCTGCCTTAAGAGGTGGAGACACTCATGTAACAACTTATCTTTTAAATACAACGGCCAATGACAAAATTTTAGCTTATGTCAGGAAAAATGGTAAAGATGAAGTTCTTGTTGTATTGAATATGTCTAAAGAAGATGTAAGTTTCAGCATCCAAGATGAAAATCTGTCAGGAGTTTTCCGAAACGTTTTTGATGGTACAAAAAGGGATTTCACCACAGGAAAAGATTTTAATTTTAAAGTTTCTGATTATGTGGTTTTTGAAAAATGA